The following are encoded together in the Daucus carota subsp. sativus chromosome 5, DH1 v3.0, whole genome shotgun sequence genome:
- the LOC108220605 gene encoding cytokinin riboside 5'-monophosphate phosphoribohydrolase LOG1 — protein sequence MGSEGEMKLSKFGRICVFCGSSQGKKSSYQDAAIELGQELVSRNIDLVYGGGSIGLMGLISQAVHDGGRHVIGVIPKTLMPRELTGETVGEVKAVADMHQRKAEMARHSDAFIALPGGYGTLEELLEVITWAQLGIHEKPVGLLNVDGYYNSLLSFIDKAVEEGFISPSARHIIVSAPTAKVLVKKLEEYVPRHEIAASKLNWETEQLAYPPAYDIS from the exons ATGGGAAGTGAGGGTGAGATGAAGCTATCAAAGTTTGGGAGAATTTGTGTGTTCTGTGGGAGTAGTCAAGGGAAAAAGAGTAGCTATCAGGATGCTGCTATTGAGCTTGGCCAAGAATTG GTGTCAAGGAACATTGATCTGGTGTATGGAGGGGGGAGCATTGGCCTGATGGGATTGATTTCTCAAGCTGTTCATGATGGTGGTAGGCATGTTATTGG GGTTATTCCCAAGACGCTCATGCCTCGAGAG TTAACTGGTGAAACAGTGGGGGAAGTGAAGGCAGTAGCAGATATGCACCAAAGGAAAGCTGAGATGGCTAGGCACTCAGATGCTTTTATTGCATTGCCAG GTGGTTATGGCACTCTTGAGGAACTCCTTGAAGTAATAACTTGGGCTCAACTTGGTATCCATGAGAAACCG GTGGGACTGCTCAACGTGGACGGATACTACAACTCGTTACTGTCATTTATTGACAAAGCGGTTGAGGAAGGCTTCATTAGCCCAAGTGCGCGCCATATTATCGTATCTGCGCCAACAGCAAAAGTGCTGGTTAAGAAATTAGAG GAGTATGTTCCCCGCCATGAGATAGCTGCTTCTAAGTTGAACTGGGAGACAGAGCAGCTTGCTTACCCTCCAGCATATGATATCTCCTGA
- the LOC108220885 gene encoding laccase-11: MTLCFRWSQALLFLFITCTATFIMADAALKTYQFDVQVKNVSRLCHAKPIVTVNGMLPGPTVYAREGDQILINVTNHAQYNLSIHWHGLKQFRNGWADGPAYITQCPIQTGNTYTYNMTVKGQRGTLWWHAHILWLRATVYGAIVIMPKEGTPFPFPQPYREANLVLGEWWNGDVETIVKQGNKLGLPPQMSDAHTINGKPGPLFPCSEKHTFAMEVESGRTYLLRIINAALNDELFFAIAGHTLTVVEIDAVYTKPFTTSAILIAPGQTTNVLVKADQSPGRYFMAARPFMDAPVPVDNKTATAILQYKGVSNTLLPTLPTLPAPNNTNFALNYTSKLKSLNTPQFPANVPLQVDRRLFYTVGLGQNACPSCQNGTQLTASLNNITFVMPKTGLLQAHYFNMPGVFRTDFPDRPLAPFNYTGAPLTANLGTTLGTRLSKLKFNSTVELVLQDTNLLTVESHPFHLHGFNFFVVGSGVGNFNSKKDPAKFNLVDPPERNTVGVPTGGWTAIRFRADNPGVWFMHCHLELHTMWGLKMAFVVENGKSAEESVLPPPKDLPPC; encoded by the exons atgacactTTGCTTTAGATGGTCTCAAGCATTACTCTTTCTCTTCATCACCTGCACTGCAACTTTTATCATGGCTGATGCTGCGTTGAAGACGTATCAGTTTGAT GTCCAAGTGAAGAATGTGAGCAGATTGTGCCATGCAAAACCAATTGTTACAGTCAATGGGATGTTGCCGGGGCCTACTGTGTACGCTCGAGAAGGAGATCAGATTCTTATAAACGTCACCAATCATGCACAATATAACTTGTCCATCCACTG GCATGGTCTGAAACAATTCCGCAATGGATGGGCTGATGGACCTGCATATATAACACAATGTCCGATTCAAACGGGGAACACTTACACTTACAATATGACTGTTAAGGGTCAGAGGGGAACGCTATGGTGGCATGCACATATTTTGTGGCTAAGAGCCACTGTTTATGGTGCCATTGTGATTATGCCTAAGGAAGGAACTCCTTTTCCATTCCCTCAACCTTACCGCGAAGCCAATTTAGTCTTGG GGGAATGGTGGAATGGAGATGTGGAAACAATTGTTAAGCAAGGGAATAAGTTGGGCTTACCACCACAAATGTCTGATGCTCATACCATCAATGGAAAGCCCGGGCCGCTCTTCCCATGTTCTGAGAAAC ATACTTTTGCAATGGAAGTTGAGTCCGGAAGAACATACCTGCTACGAATCATTAACGCTGCACTCAACGATGAACTCTTTTTTGCTATTGCGGGTCACACCTTGACAGTAGTAGAGATTGATGCTGTTTACACAAAGCCCTTCACGACGAGTGCCATTTTAATTGCACCAGGACAGACCACAAACGTATTAGTAAAAGCTGACCAATCTCCTGGCCGTTACTTCATGGCAGCAAGGCCTTTCATGGATGCACCAGTGCCTGTAGACAACAAAACGGCCACAGCAATCTTACAATACAAAGGAGTTTCAAACACTTTACTTCCTACCTTACCTACACTTCCAGCTCCCAACAACACTAACTTCGCACTCAATTACACCAGCAAACTCAAAAGCCTAAACACTCCTCAATTTCCAGCTAATGTCCCTCTTCAAGTTGATCGACGCCTGTTTTACACCGTTGGTCTGGGGCAAAACGCATGCCCCAGCTGCCAGAACGGAACACAATTAACAGCATCACTGAATAACATAACCTTTGTGATGCCAAAGACAGGGCTCTTGCAGGCTCATTATTTCAACATGCCTGGAGTATTTAGGACCGATTTTCCTGACCGTCCATTAGCCCCTTTCAACTATACAGGTGCACCACTGACAGCTAATCTGGGGACTACTTTAGGCACCAGGTTAAGTAAGCTGAAGTTCAATTCTACAGTGGAATTGGTGCTGCAAGACACTAACCTCTTGACAGTTGAGTCTCATCCATTCCATCTTCATGGCTTCAATTTCTTTGTCGTGGGAAGCGGTGTAGGAAACTTTAACTCCAAGAAAGACCCTGCCAAGTTTAACTTGGTGGATCCACCTGAAAGAAATACTGTTGGAGTTCCTACTGGAGGTTGGACTGCTATCAGATTCAGAGCCGATAATCCAG GTGTTTGGTTCATGCATTGTCACTTGGAACTCCACACAATGTGGGGATTAAAGATGGCTTTTGTGGTTGAAAATGGAAAGTCCGCAGAAGAATCTGTCCTGCCACCACCTAAGGACCTTCCTCCCTGCTAG